The Cyprinus carpio isolate SPL01 chromosome A9, ASM1834038v1, whole genome shotgun sequence genome window below encodes:
- the LOC109096051 gene encoding ASNSD1 upstream open reading frame protein-like, whose amino-acid sequence MQVMWRCFLESSKAFSYKMSSENRQRTEHGAQEEHAQKEELKKKIKEQKIVVDELSTLKKNRTVYTQQPNSNIFFLADKGETLSACKEDLDNMRKEYQDI is encoded by the exons ATGCAAGTAATGTGGAGATGTTTTCTTGAATCATCCAAAGCGTTTTCATATAAAATGTCCTCTGAAAACCGCCAGCGAACGGAACACGGAGCTCAAGAAGAGCATGCACAAAAAGAGGAGCTGAAAAAGAAG ATAAAAGAGCAAAAGATTGTCGTTGACGAGTTGAGCACTTTGAAGAAAAACAGG ACAGTGTACACCCAGCAGCCCAACAGCAATATATTCTTCCTGGCAGACAAAGGAGAGACCCTTAGTGCTTGTAAAG AGGATCTGGATAATATGAGAAAAGAATATCAAGATATATAG
- the zgc:136439 gene encoding mannose-1-phosphate guanyltransferase, protein MKAVILAAGYGTRLQRDIENDPTGSFKHLGGIAKPLLPVGPCALITHWVQALTKTGCVDTVYVVTNDLYHEAFQQWAQEFPNVQIINDGTGRNEERHGAVACLQLTVKSCAVDDHLLVIGGDTLFKEDFSLRKFTERFFEVQNKDKESNLVLSYQCKDEETSKYGILELDENLKVHCMKEKPLLSETNSRNACPCFYLFSRTSLPLLDIFLNEKKNAPIEERDAPGTFLSWLILRRSVYVHRISGRFDVGNLPSYIECDKYFKDQLQNPSVYLM, encoded by the exons ATGAAAGCTGTTATTTTAGCTGCAGGTTATGGAACGAGACTGCAAAGGGATATCGAGAATGACCCTACTGGGAGTTTCAAGCATCTGGGGGGCATCGCAAAGCCGCTGCTTCCTGTCGGCCCATGTGCGCTTATCACACACTGGGTCCAGGCACTGACCAAAACAGGATGTGTGGACACAGTCTATGTGGTT ACAAATGATCTTTACCATGAAGCATTCCAGCAGTGGGCTCAAGAATTCCCCaatgttcaaataataaatgatggTACAGGAAGAAATgag GAGAGACATGGTGCTGTTGCCTGTCTTCAGCTGACGGTCAAGTCGTGTGCTGTGGATGACCACTTACTAGTTATCGGAGG aGATACTTTATTCAAAGAGGATTTCAGCCTGAGGAAATTCACAGAGAGGTTCTTTGAAGtgcaaaataaagacaaagagaGCAACTTAGTGCTGTCATACCAGTGCAAGGATGAAG AAACATCCAAATATGGGATTCTGGAGTTGGATGAGAACCTTAAAGTACACTGCATGAAGGAAAAACCTCTCTTGAGTGAAACAAATTCACGTAATGCA TGTCCTTGCTTTTACTTGTTTTCAAGAACCTCACTTCCGCTTTTGGACATTTTTCTCAATGAGAAGAAG AATGCACCCATTGAAGAGCGGGATGCACCAGGGACCTTTCTTTCATGGCTCATATTGAG GAGGTCTGTGTACGTGCACAGGATATCTGGTCGATTTGATGTGGGAAATCTTCCATCATACATAGAATGTGACAAATACTTCAAGGACCAACTTCAAAATCCATCTGTTTATTTAATGTAG
- the asnsd1 gene encoding asparagine synthetase domain-containing protein 1: protein MCGICCVVSLTTTHNPLDTHVHENLKHRGPSSSHDIIETISNCSLLFSAHVLHMRGSLTPQPLRDENGNMLLWNGEVFGGLSVDQGENDTKVVLHHLSMAQCTSDMLSLLSQLKGPWAFIYYQKVERCIWFGRDFFGRRSLLWKFDPEGTSFTLSSVASMPVDNIQSQWQEVPPSGVYRFDLTDSSALGPVVFEFYPWIFHSGEDPNESPELKCEGLPTSVTINSSGLYLSSPVFPMNTSIKSFTTEQVQNVSQTSVENLKEFLTNSKKKAMVSALIDVLSEAVRKRVQYLPAQDEMVIPNHMKADIAILFSGGIDSMILAVLADRHIPADKPIDLLNVAFKIQEGKVPPKSLKKGRHKKKDCDAAETQSDQQSFNCFDVPDRITGRAGLQELKNLSPKRQWNFIEINITQEELKEMRQKRICHLVHPLDTVLDDSLGCAVWFAARGTGAINKGVEELYTSEAKVVLTGIGADEQLAGYSRHRVRYKHSGLEGLVKELAMELGRISSRNLGRDDRIIGDHGKEARFPYLDEDVVSFLNGLPVSEKADLSLPRGVGEKLLLRLAAIELGLGLSALLPKRAMQFGSRIAKLEDNHEKASDKCKRLVTT, encoded by the exons ATGTGTGGTATCTGCTGCGTGGTCAGTTTGACCACAACGCATAATCCACTGGATACGCATGTCCATGAAAATCTCAAGCACAGAGGGCCCAGCTCTAGCCATGACATTATAGAAACAATCTCAAACTGCAGTCTCCTTTTCTCTGCACATGTGCTTCACATGAGAGGAAGCCTGACACCTCAGCCTCTTCGAGATGAGAATGGAAACATGCTTCTCTGGAACGGAGAGGTATTTGGTGGTCTGAGTGTAGATCAGGGAGAAAATGACACCAAAGTTGTTCTCCATCACCTGTCAATGGCACAGTGCACCTCAGATATGCTGTCTTTACTATCACAACTCAAAGGACCATGGGCCTTTATATATTACCAAAAAGTAGAGCGCTGTATCTGGTTTGGGAGAGACTTTTTTGGAAGAAGAAGTCTGCTTTGGAAATTCGATCCTGAAGGAACATCTTTCACACTTTCATCAGTTGCTTCCATGCCAGTAGATAATATTCAGTCCCAATGGCAGGAAGTACCACCTAGTGGAGTTTACAGGTTTGACCTAACAGACTCTTCAGCTTTAGGTCCAGTTGTATTTGAATTTTATCCATGGATTTTCCACAGTGGTGAAGACCCTAATGAAAGCCCGGAATTGAAATGCGAAGGTCTTCCCACATCTGTCACTATAAATAGTTCTGGACTTTACCTGTCCTCTCCTGTTTTTCCAATGAACACATCCATTAAATCATTTACAACTGAACAAGTTCAGAATGTTTCTCAAACCTCTGTTGAGAATCTGAAAGAATTCCTAACAAACTCTAAGAAGAAAGCAATGGTTAGCGCGCTCATTGACGTTCTAAGTGAGGCAGTCCGTAAGAGAGTACAGTACCTTCCTGCTCAAGATGAAATGGTGATCCCCAATCATATGAAAGCTGATATTGCCATTCTTTTCTCTGGGGGAATTGATTCAATGATATTAGCTGTCCTTGCTGATAGGCACATCCCTGCAGACAAACCCATTGACCTGCTCAATGTTGCATTCAAAATCCAAGAAGGAAAAGTGCCTCCCAAGTCTTTGAAGAAAGGGAGACATAAGAAGAAAGACTGTGATGCTGCTGAAACGCAATCGGATCAACAGAGCTTTAACTGCTTTGATGTGCCAGACAGAATAACCGGTAGAGCTGGTCTGCAAGAACTAAAAAACCTCAGTCCGAAGCGCCAGTGGAACTTTATCGAAATTAACATAACTCAAGAGGAGCTTAAAGAAATGCGACAGAAACGCATCTGTCATTTGGTGCACCCTTTGGACACTGTTCTGGATGATAGCCTTGGCTGTGCCGTCTGGTTTGCCGCCAGAGGAACTGGCGCCATAAATAAGGGCGTTGAAGAACTTTATACTTCAGAAGCAAAA GTGGTTTTGACTGGCATCGGAGCAGATGAACAGCTGGCGGGATACTCCAGACACAGGGTGCGGTATAAGCACTCAGGACTGGAAGGACTTGTCAAAGAACTGGCTATGGAACTGGGACGAATATCCTCAAGAAATCTTGGAAGGGATGACCGAATCATTGGGGACCATGGAAAAGAAGCCAG ATTCCCGTACTTGGATGAAGATGTAGTCAGTTTCCTTAATGGACTACCTGTGTCTGAGAAGGCTGACTTGTCTCTACCTAGAGGGGTCGGAGAAAAGCTGTTACTGAGGTTAGCAGCTATTGAGTTGGGATTGGGACTCTCTGCTCTCTTGCCTAAGAGAGCCATGCAGTTCGGCTCCAGAATTGCTAAGTTAGAGGACAACCATGAAAAGGCCTCGGATAAGTGCAAAAGGCTTGTCACCACCTAA